In a genomic window of Halobiforma lacisalsi AJ5:
- a CDS encoding chemotaxis protein CheC produces MKLDVNALGTFYRMAREGAGLAAGRLTHMTDVETRVGVTKLNFMRGREIRRDFEDPTEKVGVRVELGGAIEGYSIVVFDRENALRIVETLVSESDAEEFDEMSRSAVTEVGHIMNSGFIDGWADVLETVIDVSTPEFVEGESADVFFSDLEEAPDDDDLALLFQSHIEAVDTEVGFSHYLFPERESMSQVLEQLRDSGGIEYDKLEGFDRMAERGAEEVAKTATTLTGIDTSVEIRRLNFVSLEAIPEEVPDERLVGVAFEFDGVPSGYLLFLFDEESAREIVDAMVPMATDDGDADDGPESFDEMGTSAIKELGNIMASGFLDGWANVLDTTIDHSTPEFVHDIGTAAVDPVIVQLGENQEFAFVFDTLITADGKEFDCEVYAIPDEADLERALNDLDVGRIEDAPTTADFQEVDNA; encoded by the coding sequence ATGAAACTCGACGTTAACGCGCTCGGAACGTTCTACCGGATGGCCCGGGAAGGTGCCGGGTTGGCCGCGGGTCGGCTGACTCACATGACCGACGTCGAAACGCGGGTCGGCGTGACGAAGCTCAACTTCATGCGCGGCCGGGAGATCCGCCGTGACTTCGAGGACCCGACCGAGAAAGTCGGCGTCCGTGTCGAACTCGGCGGTGCGATCGAGGGCTACTCCATCGTCGTCTTCGACCGAGAGAACGCGCTTCGCATCGTCGAAACGCTCGTCTCCGAGTCCGATGCCGAGGAGTTCGACGAGATGAGCCGCAGCGCCGTCACGGAAGTCGGCCACATCATGAACAGCGGCTTCATCGACGGCTGGGCCGACGTGCTAGAGACCGTCATCGACGTCTCGACGCCGGAGTTCGTCGAGGGCGAGTCGGCCGACGTCTTCTTCAGCGACCTCGAGGAAGCGCCCGACGACGACGACCTCGCCTTGCTCTTCCAGAGCCACATCGAGGCCGTCGACACCGAGGTCGGGTTCAGCCACTACCTGTTCCCAGAACGGGAGTCGATGTCCCAGGTGCTCGAGCAACTTCGCGACAGCGGCGGCATCGAGTACGACAAACTCGAGGGGTTCGACCGAATGGCCGAACGCGGCGCGGAGGAGGTCGCAAAGACCGCGACGACGCTGACCGGAATCGACACGAGCGTCGAGATCCGCCGGCTCAACTTCGTCTCGCTCGAGGCGATCCCAGAGGAGGTCCCCGACGAACGGCTGGTCGGCGTCGCCTTCGAGTTCGACGGGGTGCCAAGCGGCTACCTGCTGTTCCTGTTCGACGAGGAGTCCGCCAGGGAAATCGTCGACGCGATGGTCCCGATGGCGACCGACGACGGCGACGCGGACGACGGCCCCGAGAGCTTCGACGAGATGGGGACGAGCGCGATCAAGGAACTCGGCAACATCATGGCAAGCGGGTTCCTCGACGGCTGGGCGAACGTCCTCGACACGACGATCGACCACTCGACGCCGGAGTTCGTCCACGACATCGGCACCGCCGCAGTCGACCCCGTGATCGTCCAACTCGGCGAGAACCAGGAGTTCGCGTTCGTGTTCGATACCCTCATCACGGCCGACGGGAAGGAGTTCGACTGTGAAGTGTACGCGATCCCGGACGAGGCCGACCTCGAGCGGGCATTGAACGACTTAGACGTCGGCCGGATCGAAGACGCACCGACGACCGCCGACTTTCAGGAAGTCGATAACGCATGA